One Pseudomonas entomophila genomic window carries:
- the recC gene encoding exodeoxyribonuclease V subunit gamma, which translates to MVTTTSLHPGFMIVQGNRLDDLRNLVVSVMRRYPLAPLENEIALVQSNGIAQWLKLALAEDPQDDDQGGCGIAAAIDVQLPGSFMWQLYRRVLGRDEIPEVSLLDKAPLTWRLMRLLPEVIELPHFEPLRRFLTDDSDLRKRYQLAERLADLFDQYQVYRADWLKDWASGVHVLNTARGERKPLVAGNRWQAELWRILLEDVGEEGMAQSRAGVHQRFIERINSLEQAPVGLPARLIVFGISSLPAQILEALAGLARFSQVLLCVHNPCRHHWGDIVADKDLLRHQYKRQQRKQGTPMQLDDELLHQHAHPLLAAWGKQGRDYINLLDSYDDPGSYQTVFSDGRIDLFSDADPQTLLNQLQDDILELRPLAETREQWPAVDPAKDRSVRFHVAHSPQREVEILHDQLLARFSADPTLRPRDIIVMLPAIDTYAPHIRAVFGQLERSDPRYIPFTLTDQGQRGRDPLLIALEHLLKLPDSRFAVSEVLDLLDVPAVRARFAIQESDLPTLHRWIEGSGIRWGLSAEQRASLGLPEGLEQNSWRFGLRRMLLGYAVGVGEGCDGIEPYDEIGGLDAALIGPLVALLDALDIACQALSQPATATQWGERLHALLQIFFLAEDEHDELLLVQLQDLRDTWLETCDAVGLQDLLPLTVVREAWLSGLDQGKLSQRFLAGSVNFCTLMPMRAIPFRVVCLLGMNDGDYPRAQPPLDFDLMASDYRPGDRSRREDDRYLLLEALLSARDQLYVSWVGHSIRDNSERPASVLVGQLRDHLAAGWQLAGARQGQREDPGQQLLHALTQEHPLQPFSLRYFQKGSPLFSFAHEWRVLHQQDTDNAAQHTPLSAYSSDEPLSLVQLQDFLRHPVRHFFSQRLKVFFEALEAPTPDEEPFVLDALQRYGLSESLLGAALADPDNAERALQTQARRLQACGMLPLAGFGEALQAELIQPLPDLLQRHRQLLQRWPALVEGALPIHFELGAHRLEGWLGRVYQADDQSLLSIATVPNTLSAGRSSLKWHRLIPTWVMHLAACASGYPLHSALVASDLTLLLAPLPQAEAAERLGELLVARQAGMNTPLPVAAKTAFAWLAQEDPDKAQAAAMRAYEGDGQISNGERSESLALARQYCDFATLVQDETFEGWCETLYRPLLAAPWQTLGNPESAQ; encoded by the coding sequence ATGGTAACGACCACCTCACTCCACCCAGGCTTCATGATTGTCCAAGGCAACCGCCTGGATGACCTGCGCAACCTGGTGGTGAGCGTGATGCGTCGCTATCCCTTGGCGCCTCTGGAAAACGAAATTGCCCTGGTGCAGAGCAACGGCATCGCCCAGTGGTTGAAGCTGGCCTTGGCCGAGGACCCGCAGGACGATGACCAAGGTGGGTGCGGCATCGCCGCAGCCATCGATGTGCAATTGCCCGGCAGCTTCATGTGGCAGTTGTACCGCCGCGTACTGGGGCGCGACGAAATCCCCGAAGTGTCGCTGCTGGACAAGGCGCCGCTCACCTGGCGTCTGATGCGGCTGCTCCCGGAGGTGATCGAGCTGCCGCACTTCGAACCCCTGCGCCGATTCCTCACCGATGACAGCGACCTGCGCAAGCGCTACCAGTTGGCCGAGCGCCTGGCCGACCTGTTCGACCAGTACCAGGTCTACCGTGCCGACTGGCTCAAGGACTGGGCGTCCGGCGTCCATGTGCTCAACACCGCGCGGGGCGAGCGCAAGCCTTTGGTGGCGGGTAACCGCTGGCAGGCCGAACTGTGGCGCATCCTTCTGGAAGATGTCGGTGAGGAAGGCATGGCCCAGAGCCGCGCCGGTGTGCACCAGCGCTTCATCGAACGCATCAACAGCCTGGAACAGGCGCCTGTGGGCTTGCCGGCCCGGCTGATCGTGTTCGGCATCTCGTCGCTGCCCGCACAGATTCTCGAGGCGCTGGCGGGCCTTGCCCGTTTCAGCCAGGTGCTGCTGTGCGTGCACAACCCTTGTCGCCACCACTGGGGCGATATCGTTGCCGACAAAGACCTGCTGCGTCACCAGTACAAGCGCCAGCAGCGCAAGCAGGGCACGCCCATGCAACTGGATGACGAGCTGCTGCACCAGCACGCCCACCCGCTGCTCGCCGCCTGGGGCAAGCAGGGCCGTGACTACATCAATCTGCTCGACAGCTACGACGACCCGGGCAGCTACCAGACGGTCTTCAGTGACGGCCGCATCGACCTGTTCAGCGACGCTGATCCCCAGACGCTGCTCAACCAGCTCCAGGACGACATCCTCGAACTGCGCCCACTGGCGGAAACCCGTGAGCAATGGCCTGCAGTCGATCCGGCGAAGGACCGCTCCGTGCGCTTTCATGTAGCCCACAGCCCTCAGCGCGAAGTCGAGATCCTGCATGACCAGTTGCTGGCTCGCTTCAGTGCCGACCCTACGCTGCGGCCCCGGGACATCATCGTCATGCTGCCGGCGATCGACACCTACGCCCCGCACATCCGTGCAGTGTTCGGCCAGTTGGAGCGCAGCGACCCCCGCTACATCCCCTTCACCCTCACCGACCAGGGGCAACGCGGCCGCGACCCGTTGCTGATCGCCCTCGAGCATCTGCTGAAACTACCCGACAGCCGTTTTGCGGTCAGCGAGGTGCTCGACCTGCTTGATGTTCCAGCGGTACGGGCCCGCTTCGCCATCCAGGAGAGCGACCTGCCCACCCTGCATCGCTGGATCGAAGGCTCCGGCATCCGTTGGGGCCTGAGCGCCGAGCAGCGCGCCAGCCTGGGCCTGCCCGAAGGGCTGGAGCAGAACAGCTGGCGGTTCGGCTTGCGGCGCATGTTGCTGGGTTACGCCGTGGGCGTGGGTGAAGGTTGCGATGGTATCGAGCCGTACGATGAGATCGGCGGGCTGGATGCGGCCCTGATTGGCCCGCTGGTGGCTTTGCTCGATGCCCTGGACATCGCCTGTCAGGCGCTCTCGCAACCGGCCACGGCGACACAGTGGGGGGAGCGCCTGCATGCCCTTCTGCAGATTTTCTTCCTGGCTGAAGACGAACACGACGAGTTGCTGTTGGTGCAGCTCCAAGACCTGCGCGACACCTGGCTGGAGACCTGCGACGCGGTCGGCCTGCAGGACCTGTTGCCGCTCACCGTGGTTCGCGAGGCCTGGTTGTCGGGCCTGGACCAGGGCAAGTTGTCCCAACGTTTCCTCGCCGGCTCGGTCAACTTCTGCACCCTGATGCCCATGCGCGCCATCCCGTTCCGCGTGGTCTGCCTGCTGGGCATGAACGACGGTGACTACCCGCGCGCCCAGCCGCCACTCGATTTCGACCTGATGGCCAGTGATTACCGCCCGGGCGATCGTTCACGCCGGGAGGACGACCGCTACCTGTTGCTCGAGGCGCTGCTGTCGGCCCGCGACCAGCTTTATGTCAGCTGGGTCGGGCACAGCATTCGTGACAACAGCGAGCGGCCCGCTTCGGTCCTGGTCGGTCAACTGCGCGACCACCTGGCCGCGGGTTGGCAGTTGGCAGGCGCTCGGCAGGGGCAACGGGAAGACCCGGGGCAACAGTTGTTGCACGCACTGACCCAGGAGCACCCGCTGCAGCCATTCAGCCTGCGCTACTTCCAGAAAGGCAGCCCGCTGTTCAGCTTCGCCCATGAGTGGCGGGTGTTGCATCAGCAGGACACGGACAACGCTGCGCAGCACACGCCGCTGTCGGCCTACAGCAGTGATGAGCCATTGAGCCTGGTGCAGTTGCAGGATTTCCTGCGCCATCCGGTACGGCACTTCTTCAGCCAGCGCCTCAAAGTGTTCTTCGAGGCGCTGGAAGCGCCGACCCCGGATGAAGAACCTTTCGTCCTCGATGCCCTGCAACGCTATGGCCTGAGCGAAAGCCTACTGGGCGCGGCGTTGGCCGACCCGGACAACGCCGAGCGCGCCTTGCAGACCCAGGCCCGACGCCTGCAGGCCTGCGGCATGCTGCCCCTGGCCGGCTTCGGTGAAGCGTTGCAGGCCGAATTGATCCAGCCGCTACCGGATTTGTTGCAACGCCACCGCCAACTACTGCAACGTTGGCCAGCCTTGGTCGAAGGCGCCTTGCCGATTCATTTCGAGCTGGGCGCGCATCGCCTGGAGGGTTGGCTGGGGCGCGTGTACCAGGCCGACGACCAGAGCCTGCTGAGCATCGCCACCGTGCCCAATACCCTCAGCGCCGGGCGCAGCAGCCTGAAGTGGCATCGGCTGATTCCAACCTGGGTCATGCACCTGGCTGCATGTGCTTCGGGTTATCCCCTGCACAGCGCGCTGGTGGCCAGCGACCTGACCCTGCTGCTCGCCCCGTTGCCGCAAGCCGAGGCCGCCGAGCGTCTCGGCGAGCTGCTGGTGGCGCGCCAGGCCGGCATGAATACCCCGCTGCCGGTGGCGGCCAAGACCGCGTTCGCCTGGCTGGCCCAGGAAGACCCGGACAAGGCCCAGGCCGCCGCCATGCGCGCCTACGAAGGTGACGGGCAGATCAGCAACGGCGAACGCAGTGAGAGCCTGGCCCTGGCCCGTCAATACTGTGACTTCGCCACCCTCGTACAGGACGAAACCTTCGAAGGCTGGTGCGAGACGCTGTACCGCCCCCTGCTCGCAGCGCCCTGGCAGACCCTGGGTAATCCGGAGAGTGCCCAATGA
- the recB gene encoding exodeoxyribonuclease V subunit beta has product MSQTRPLALRFPLHGSQLIEASAGTGKTFTISALYLRLILGHGGEQGFARELLPPQVLVVTFTDAATKELRERIRTRLAEAARFFRDELDDADPLLQQLRDDYPQAHWSRCANRLEIAVQWMDEAAVSTIHGWCQRMLREHAFDSGSLFTQSLETDHSELLGQVMRDYWRRFCYGMRGEALAWVRGNWGSPDALLPRIRPLFGRVRDARDDAEPQALIEATLRQRSEQLGQLKAPWSAWADELQQICRDAVAAKQADGRKLQARYFEPWFDKLRAWAGDEQAMELDLGTGFTRLTTAGMAEAWKSGEPPDHPALRAMENLREQLQGLASPDVRLLEHAAAWVSARFEVEKRRRAEMGFDDMLLRLQHALGSEAGERLAGLIREQFPVALIDEFQDTDPVQYGIFERIYRISENNPDTGLFMIGDPKQAIYAFRGADIYTYLAARRATRGRLHSLDTNFRSSQAMVAAVNRVFLQAEARSEGRGAFLFRAHGDNPLPFVEVHAKGRAEQLLVDGQPCAALHCWQLESDEPVSNTLYRQRLAASCASHIVALLNGGQQGVSGFADKDGTLRPCQPSDIAILVRDGREAQLVRAELAARDVRSVYLSDKDSVFAAQEAHDLLAWLKACAEPDSERLLKAALASLTLDLPLIDLERLNQDERVWENWVMRFRRYRDTWQRQGVLPMLRRLLHDFQLPRSLMARSDGERVLTNLLHLAELLQQAAGELDGEQALIRHLAEHLANAGQVGEEQILRLESDEQLVKVVTIHKSKGLEYPLVYLPFICTSKPVDGQRLPLAWHDDDGMAHLTLTPDADQIERADDERLAEDLRLLYVALTRAQHACWLGVADLKRGTQRSSQLHRSALGYLLGGGAVLKASSELSEWLRMLAAASPAIASGPVPEADAQCYRMPESQRELLPPRKPRRAAAEHWWIASYSALRVGDQTLVADSSQAQQLLDDEVLDSLQLREVPAEAGDIHRFPRGPNPGTFLHGLLEWAGNEGFAEVAARPDRLEDTVARRCNRRDWKGWIPTLTQWLQQMLVQPMPLADTRLTLAELSQYQIEMEFWFASHNVDALQLDQLVLRHTHGGVARPGAQPTQLNGMFKGFIDLAFELDGRYYVADYKSNWLGPDAQAYGPLAMEQAILEHRYDLQYVLYLLALHRQLRARLPDYDYDRHIGGALFIFLRGVTPAGHGLYHARPPRALIEALDALFRGVHAPEQQDLFAGAAP; this is encoded by the coding sequence ATGAGCCAAACCCGCCCTCTGGCATTGCGTTTTCCGCTGCATGGCAGCCAACTGATCGAAGCCAGCGCCGGTACCGGCAAGACGTTCACCATCTCGGCGTTGTACCTGCGGCTGATCCTGGGGCACGGCGGCGAGCAGGGCTTTGCCCGCGAACTGCTGCCCCCGCAGGTCCTCGTGGTGACCTTCACCGACGCGGCCACCAAGGAGCTGCGCGAGCGTATCCGCACGCGCCTGGCCGAGGCTGCGCGGTTCTTCCGTGACGAGCTGGACGATGCCGACCCGCTGCTGCAGCAACTGCGCGACGATTATCCACAGGCGCACTGGTCGCGCTGCGCCAACCGCCTGGAGATCGCCGTGCAGTGGATGGACGAGGCCGCAGTGTCGACCATCCACGGCTGGTGCCAGCGAATGCTGCGCGAACACGCCTTCGATAGCGGCAGCCTGTTCACCCAGAGCCTGGAAACCGATCACAGCGAACTGCTCGGCCAGGTAATGCGCGATTACTGGCGACGCTTTTGCTATGGCATGCGTGGCGAGGCACTGGCCTGGGTGCGTGGCAACTGGGGCAGCCCCGATGCGTTGCTGCCGCGTATTCGTCCGCTGTTTGGACGGGTACGTGACGCGCGAGACGATGCCGAACCCCAGGCCCTGATCGAAGCCACTTTGCGCCAGCGCAGCGAGCAGTTGGGCCAGCTCAAGGCACCCTGGAGCGCTTGGGCGGATGAGCTGCAGCAGATCTGTCGCGACGCTGTGGCCGCCAAGCAGGCCGATGGCCGCAAGCTCCAGGCACGCTACTTCGAGCCCTGGTTCGACAAGCTGCGTGCCTGGGCGGGTGATGAACAGGCGATGGAGCTGGACCTGGGCACGGGCTTCACCCGGTTGACAACCGCCGGCATGGCCGAGGCGTGGAAATCCGGCGAGCCGCCAGACCATCCAGCCCTGCGCGCCATGGAAAACCTGCGCGAACAATTGCAGGGGCTGGCCAGCCCTGATGTGCGGCTGCTCGAACATGCCGCCGCCTGGGTGTCGGCACGCTTCGAAGTGGAGAAGCGCCGCCGTGCGGAGATGGGCTTCGATGACATGCTTTTGCGCTTGCAACATGCCTTGGGCAGTGAGGCCGGCGAGCGTCTGGCCGGGTTGATCCGCGAGCAGTTTCCAGTAGCGCTGATCGACGAGTTCCAGGACACCGACCCGGTGCAGTACGGCATCTTCGAGCGCATCTATCGCATCAGCGAGAACAACCCGGATACCGGGCTGTTCATGATCGGTGACCCGAAGCAGGCCATCTACGCCTTCCGCGGTGCCGATATCTACACCTACCTGGCGGCGCGCCGTGCCACCCGCGGCCGCCTGCACAGCCTGGACACCAACTTCCGTTCGAGCCAGGCCATGGTCGCGGCAGTGAACCGTGTATTCCTCCAGGCCGAGGCGCGTAGTGAAGGGCGCGGCGCCTTCCTGTTCCGCGCTCACGGCGACAACCCGTTGCCGTTCGTCGAAGTCCACGCCAAGGGGCGCGCCGAGCAGCTGCTGGTCGACGGCCAGCCTTGCGCGGCCTTGCACTGCTGGCAACTGGAGAGCGACGAGCCGGTCTCCAACACCCTCTACCGTCAGCGGCTGGCAGCCAGCTGCGCCAGCCATATCGTGGCCTTGCTCAATGGCGGGCAACAGGGCGTCAGCGGTTTTGCCGACAAGGACGGCACGCTGCGTCCCTGCCAGCCATCCGATATCGCCATCCTGGTGCGCGATGGCCGCGAGGCGCAGCTGGTCCGCGCCGAACTGGCCGCCCGCGATGTACGCAGCGTGTACTTGTCGGACAAGGACTCGGTGTTCGCCGCCCAGGAAGCCCATGACTTGCTGGCCTGGCTCAAGGCTTGCGCCGAGCCGGATTCCGAACGCCTGCTCAAGGCCGCCCTGGCCAGCCTCACCCTCGACCTGCCACTGATCGACCTGGAGCGGCTGAACCAGGACGAGCGGGTCTGGGAGAACTGGGTGATGCGCTTCCGGCGTTACCGCGACACCTGGCAACGCCAGGGCGTGCTGCCGATGCTGCGCCGGTTGCTGCACGACTTCCAGCTGCCGCGCAGCCTGATGGCGCGCAGTGATGGCGAGCGGGTGCTGACCAACCTGCTGCACCTGGCCGAGCTGCTGCAGCAGGCGGCTGGTGAGCTCGATGGCGAACAGGCGCTGATCCGCCACCTCGCCGAGCACCTGGCCAACGCCGGGCAGGTGGGGGAGGAGCAGATCCTGCGCCTGGAAAGCGACGAGCAACTGGTCAAGGTGGTGACCATCCACAAGTCCAAGGGCCTGGAGTACCCCTTGGTGTACCTGCCGTTCATCTGCACCAGCAAACCGGTGGATGGCCAGCGCCTGCCCCTGGCCTGGCACGACGACGACGGCATGGCGCACCTGACGCTGACCCCCGATGCCGACCAGATCGAACGCGCCGACGACGAACGCCTGGCCGAAGACCTGCGCCTGCTTTATGTCGCGCTGACCCGTGCCCAGCATGCGTGCTGGCTGGGTGTCGCCGACCTGAAGCGCGGTACCCAGCGTAGTTCGCAGCTGCACCGCTCGGCCCTGGGCTACCTGCTCGGCGGCGGGGCTGTGCTGAAGGCGTCGAGCGAACTGAGCGAATGGCTACGGATGCTGGCCGCAGCCAGCCCGGCCATTGCCAGCGGGCCGGTGCCGGAGGCGGACGCGCAGTGCTATCGCATGCCCGAGAGTCAGCGTGAGCTGCTGCCGCCACGCAAGCCGCGACGTGCGGCGGCCGAACACTGGTGGATCGCGTCCTACAGCGCCTTGCGCGTGGGCGACCAGACCCTGGTCGCCGACAGCTCCCAGGCCCAGCAACTGCTGGACGACGAGGTGCTGGACAGCCTGCAATTACGCGAAGTACCGGCCGAGGCGGGCGATATCCACCGTTTCCCCCGTGGCCCTAACCCCGGCACCTTCCTCCACGGCCTGCTGGAGTGGGCCGGCAATGAAGGCTTCGCCGAGGTCGCCGCACGGCCAGATCGGCTCGAAGACACCGTTGCCCGACGCTGCAACCGGCGCGACTGGAAAGGCTGGATCCCCACGCTCACCCAGTGGTTGCAACAGATGCTGGTGCAACCGATGCCGCTGGCGGATACCCGCCTCACCCTTGCCGAACTCAGCCAGTACCAGATCGAGATGGAGTTCTGGTTCGCCAGCCACAACGTCGATGCCTTGCAGCTCGACCAGCTGGTGCTGCGCCATACCCATGGCGGCGTGGCCCGTCCGGGCGCGCAACCGACCCAGCTCAATGGCATGTTCAAGGGCTTCATCGACCTGGCCTTCGAACTGGACGGGCGTTACTACGTGGCCGACTACAAATCCAACTGGCTCGGCCCGGACGCCCAGGCCTACGGACCGCTGGCCATGGAGCAGGCGATCCTCGAGCACCGCTACGACCTGCAATACGTGCTCTACCTGTTGGCCCTGCACCGGCAATTGCGCGCTCGCCTGCCCGATTACGATTACGACCGCCATATCGGCGGTGCCCTGTTCATCTTCCTGCGTGGCGTAACGCCTGCGGGGCACGGCCTGTATCACGCCCGGCCACCCCGTGCGCTGATCGAGGCGCTGGACGCGTTGTTCCGGGGCGTCCATGCCCCCGAACAGCAGGACCTGTTTGCCGGAGCCGCGCCATGA
- the recD gene encoding exodeoxyribonuclease V subunit alpha, translating to MSRSLDDLLPTALQAEHLAALAPLRDSQDLLALLDRWVERGWLRALDRAFVSFLEERAPGSDPLVLLAAALASHQLGHGHVCLDLAQTLAEPDFALSLPPEGDALGGPLLLPSQLLASLDLDTWLQRIAESALVADGNTIEQRSRPLVISSQRLYLRRYWTYERRIDAALHERLARLQPQQDDLSLRLAQLFEGGASGTEVDWQKLACALATRAGFSVITGGPGTGKTTTVVRLLGLLQAPAVEQGRPLRIRLAAPTGKAAARLTESIGQQVERLQVVDEVRAHIPTEVSTVHRLLGSRPGSRHFRHHAGNPLPLDVLVVDEASMIDLEMMANLLDALPPNARLVLLGDKDQLASVEAGAVLGDLCRDAEDGCYWPQTLAWLEQVGGQSLSGIGLKPGDGQRNPLAQQIVMLRHSRRFGEGSGIGQLARLVNRQQAREARELLASQPQDVFCLTLGGEHDKRFDRLLLDGLNQGVDGPQGYRGYLRAIGRLRPPPGTPADDPRWEQWAGEVLRSFEDFQLLCAVRKGAWGVEGLNERVARVLHNAGLIDSQQAWYEGRPVLVTRNDYGLGLMNGDIGIALRLPDDQGQALLRVAFPRNDGSGGVRFVLPSRLSEVETVFAMTVHKSQGSEFSHTALVLPDALNPVLTKELVYTGITRAKHCFSLIEPRAGVFEEAVGRKVRRVSGLMLEQV from the coding sequence ATGAGCCGAAGCCTCGATGACCTGCTGCCCACCGCCCTGCAAGCCGAGCATCTGGCTGCGCTGGCCCCCCTGCGCGACAGCCAGGATCTGCTGGCCCTGCTCGACCGTTGGGTGGAGCGCGGTTGGCTGCGGGCCCTGGACCGCGCGTTCGTGAGCTTTCTCGAGGAGCGTGCCCCAGGCAGCGACCCGCTGGTGCTGCTGGCGGCGGCCCTGGCCAGCCATCAGTTGGGCCATGGCCATGTCTGCCTGGACCTTGCACAGACCCTGGCCGAGCCGGACTTCGCCTTGTCGCTGCCGCCGGAAGGGGATGCCTTGGGCGGGCCATTGCTGCTGCCTTCGCAACTGCTGGCCAGCCTGGACCTGGATACCTGGCTGCAACGCATCGCTGAAAGCGCCCTGGTGGCTGATGGCAATACCATTGAACAGCGCTCCCGGCCATTGGTGATCAGCTCACAGCGCTTGTACCTACGGCGATACTGGACCTACGAGCGGCGCATCGACGCCGCTTTGCACGAGCGCCTGGCCCGTCTGCAACCCCAGCAGGACGATCTCTCGCTGCGCCTGGCGCAGCTGTTCGAAGGCGGGGCTTCGGGTACCGAAGTGGACTGGCAGAAACTGGCCTGCGCCCTGGCCACCCGCGCCGGATTCAGTGTCATCACCGGTGGCCCCGGCACCGGCAAGACCACTACCGTGGTGCGCTTGCTTGGCCTGTTGCAGGCGCCCGCGGTGGAGCAGGGCCGCCCCTTGCGCATCCGCCTGGCGGCACCGACCGGCAAGGCCGCGGCACGCCTGACCGAGTCCATCGGGCAACAAGTCGAGCGGCTGCAGGTGGTTGATGAAGTGCGTGCGCACATCCCCACCGAAGTGAGCACCGTTCATCGTCTGCTCGGCAGCCGCCCCGGCTCGCGCCATTTCCGCCACCATGCGGGCAACCCGCTGCCGCTGGATGTGCTGGTGGTCGACGAGGCGTCGATGATCGACCTGGAAATGATGGCCAACCTGCTTGATGCCCTGCCCCCCAATGCGCGGTTGGTGTTGCTGGGTGACAAGGATCAGCTGGCGTCGGTGGAAGCCGGGGCAGTGCTGGGCGACCTGTGCCGCGACGCGGAAGACGGCTGCTACTGGCCGCAGACCCTTGCCTGGCTGGAGCAGGTGGGTGGGCAGTCGCTGAGTGGCATTGGCCTGAAACCGGGCGATGGCCAGCGCAACCCGCTGGCCCAGCAGATTGTCATGCTGCGCCATTCCCGACGCTTCGGCGAAGGCAGCGGCATCGGTCAACTGGCGCGGCTGGTCAATCGTCAGCAGGCCAGGGAAGCCCGAGAGTTGTTGGCGAGCCAACCACAGGATGTCTTCTGCCTGACCTTGGGTGGCGAGCACGACAAGCGCTTCGACCGCCTGCTGCTCGATGGCCTCAACCAAGGTGTCGACGGCCCGCAAGGCTATCGCGGCTACCTGCGCGCCATCGGCCGCCTGCGCCCGCCCCCCGGTACCCCCGCCGACGATCCGCGCTGGGAGCAATGGGCTGGGGAAGTGCTGCGCAGCTTCGAGGACTTCCAGTTGCTTTGCGCCGTGCGCAAAGGCGCCTGGGGCGTCGAGGGCCTGAACGAGCGGGTGGCGCGGGTGCTGCACAACGCCGGGCTGATCGACAGCCAGCAAGCCTGGTACGAGGGGCGCCCTGTGTTGGTGACGCGCAACGACTATGGCCTGGGGCTGATGAACGGCGACATCGGCATCGCCCTGCGCCTGCCGGACGACCAGGGCCAGGCCCTGCTGCGCGTTGCCTTCCCGCGCAACGACGGCAGTGGCGGGGTGCGTTTCGTCCTGCCCAGCCGCCTGAGCGAGGTGGAGACCGTGTTCGCCATGACCGTGCACAAGTCCCAGGGCTCGGAGTTCAGCCACACCGCGCTGGTGCTGCCCGATGCGCTCAACCCGGTGCTGACCAAGGAGCTGGTGTACACCGGCATCACCCGGGCCAAGCACTGCTTCAGCCTGATCGAGCCGCGCGCCGGGGTGTTCGAGGAGGCCGTCGGGCGCAAGGTCAGGCGGGTTTCCGGCCTGATGCTGGAGCAGGTGTGA
- a CDS encoding YfiR family protein encodes MTVAVSALRRVMGCVLSLLTAMLLSNGAPAWAGSAASDAQVQQRAKAVTQVVLGILSYARWPAEPNPLRLCLVGPTEYADDLIKGNVQNSGHALQVRRLLAGDASVGSGCDAVYIGKLDSTQREQLFKAINGHPVLSISEADDPCTVGSLFCLRVGDQQVAFDVNLDSVTRSGVRIHPSVLQLSRRRAGQP; translated from the coding sequence ATGACAGTGGCTGTCTCGGCCTTGAGACGCGTGATGGGCTGTGTGCTCTCGCTGCTGACGGCCATGCTGTTGTCGAACGGCGCTCCCGCCTGGGCGGGCAGCGCTGCGTCGGATGCGCAGGTCCAGCAACGGGCCAAGGCCGTGACCCAGGTGGTGCTGGGTATCCTCAGCTACGCGCGTTGGCCCGCCGAGCCCAACCCCTTGCGCTTGTGCCTGGTCGGCCCCACCGAATACGCGGACGACCTGATCAAGGGTAATGTGCAGAATTCCGGGCACGCCTTGCAGGTACGGCGCCTGCTGGCCGGTGACGCCAGTGTCGGCAGCGGCTGTGACGCGGTGTACATCGGCAAGCTCGACAGCACCCAGCGCGAACAGCTGTTCAAGGCCATCAATGGCCACCCGGTACTGAGCATCAGCGAGGCCGACGATCCGTGCACCGTCGGCAGCCTGTTCTGCCTGCGGGTCGGCGACCAGCAGGTGGCTTTCGACGTCAACCTCGATTCGGTGACGCGCAGCGGTGTGCGCATCCACCCCAGTGTGCTGCAGCTGTCGCGGCGCCGGGCGGGGCAGCCATGA
- a CDS encoding diguanylate cyclase domain-containing protein, translating into MKRRFSRPTLRAVLGRGHLSVALLAAGLAGVLVTLLGVAALRVYANHNLHLIARSINYTVEAAVVFDDSAAANEALALIASTEEIADAKVYDNDGDLLAHWQRDEQGMMAQLQSQVARSLLEEPINQPVQHMGQKVGHIELTGQGGNLVRFMLSGLVGILVCTVLSAVLALYLSRRLFGDIIRPLRHLASVAHAARRERSFDRRVPETQIAELNELGNDFNALLDELEVWQSHLQSENESLAHQASHDSLTGLPNRAFFEGRLTRSLRNAARQQEHLALLFLDSDHFKQINDSLGHAVGDQVLISVASRVRAQLREHDLVARLGGDEFAVLLSPLQAREDAERIAEKIVASMKLPIQLEDGNSITSSLSVGIAYYPDDGQDPASLLNAADAAMYQAKRKRRGHWQVAQPERRVTDVKNRS; encoded by the coding sequence ATGAAGCGGCGTTTCAGCCGGCCGACCCTGCGCGCGGTGCTTGGTCGCGGCCACCTGAGCGTGGCGCTGCTCGCCGCGGGCCTGGCCGGGGTGCTGGTGACCCTGCTGGGCGTGGCGGCGCTGCGGGTTTACGCCAACCACAACCTGCACTTGATCGCCCGTTCCATCAATTACACCGTCGAGGCCGCCGTGGTCTTCGACGACAGTGCCGCAGCCAATGAAGCCCTGGCGTTGATCGCCTCCACCGAAGAGATCGCCGACGCCAAGGTCTACGACAACGACGGTGACTTGCTCGCCCACTGGCAACGCGACGAGCAGGGGATGATGGCGCAGTTGCAGAGCCAGGTGGCGCGCAGCCTGCTGGAGGAGCCGATCAACCAGCCGGTGCAGCACATGGGCCAGAAGGTCGGCCATATCGAGCTGACCGGGCAGGGCGGCAACCTGGTGCGCTTCATGCTCAGCGGCCTGGTGGGGATCCTGGTGTGCACCGTACTCAGCGCGGTGCTCGCCCTGTACCTGTCGCGCCGCCTGTTCGGCGATATCATCCGCCCGTTGCGCCACCTGGCCAGCGTCGCCCACGCCGCCCGGCGCGAGCGCAGTTTCGACCGGCGCGTGCCGGAAACCCAGATCGCCGAACTCAACGAATTGGGCAATGACTTCAATGCGCTGCTCGACGAACTGGAGGTCTGGCAGAGCCACCTGCAGAGCGAGAACGAGAGCCTGGCGCACCAGGCCAGCCACGACAGCCTGACGGGCTTGCCCAATCGCGCGTTCTTCGAAGGCCGCCTGACCCGCAGTCTGCGCAATGCCGCCCGCCAACAAGAACACCTGGCGTTGCTGTTCCTCGACAGCGATCACTTCAAGCAGATCAACGACAGTCTCGGCCACGCGGTGGGTGACCAGGTGCTGATCAGCGTTGCCAGCCGGGTGCGCGCACAGTTGCGCGAGCATGACCTGGTGGCGCGCCTGGGCGGTGACGAGTTCGCCGTGCTGCTGTCGCCGTTGCAGGCGCGCGAGGACGCCGAGCGCATTGCCGAGAAGATCGTCGCCAGCATGAAATTGCCGATCCAGCTGGAGGACGGCAACAGCATCACCTCTTCGCTGAGTGTCGGCATCGCCTATTACCCGGACGATGGCCAAGACCCGGCCAGTCTGCTCAATGCCGCCGACGCGGCGATGTACCAGGCCAAGCGCAAGCGCCGTGGCCACTGGCAAGTGGCCCAGCCGGAACGCCGGGTCACTGACGTTAAGAACAGGAGTTGA